One stretch of Micromonospora echinospora DNA includes these proteins:
- the asnB gene encoding asparagine synthase (glutamine-hydrolyzing), with protein sequence MCGLLAFFSARGDAAAHRDNIAGALECLHHRGPDETGVEVVGDASGRYADGVFAHKRLAIIDVALSHEPLPYAGGRYLLTFNGEIYNYIELREELIRDYGAQFATNGDGEVIVAGYHYWGEQVLTKLRGMFAFVIWDRQERRAFGARDYFGIKPLHYLETQDGLYLASEKKALLPFAHSAYQGDAGIDTANLSHYLTLQYVPEPGTLHKGISRIGSGEYLTWTPGGRIEVRRWYRPVFRPAPVSDEQRLYHDIRETLRESVRMHMRSDVPVGSFLSSGIDSTAVVALAREFNPNILTFTVGYDVPGYSEIDVAQESARHLDVTTIPTKIGPQDMIDALPKIVWHLDDPVADPALVPLYFVAKKAAEHVTVVLSGEGADEFFGGYTIYREPLSLNAVNSLPDGVQKGLRAVSKAFPQGVKGKSFLERGTTPIEQRYYGNARMFTEEEKQHLLRRYDPSVRYTDVTAPIYAECTELDDVTKMQYVDLYTWLRGDILVKADRISMAHSLEVRVPFLDREVFNVAAGIPVDLKLPPRSEATKYAMRQALQGVVPPAIVNRKKLGFPTPTRVWLRGEMYEWARHVLSTSGAGDLIDLSYAMRLLEEHKREEADHSRKVWTVLIFCIWHAIFVAKTLDPGIQRNQSALLTKPVVGSMVR encoded by the coding sequence ATGTGCGGACTCCTGGCCTTCTTCAGCGCGCGCGGCGACGCCGCCGCCCACCGCGACAACATCGCCGGCGCACTGGAGTGCCTGCACCACCGTGGCCCGGACGAGACCGGGGTCGAGGTGGTCGGCGACGCCTCCGGCCGGTACGCGGACGGCGTGTTCGCGCACAAGCGCCTGGCGATCATCGACGTGGCGCTGAGCCACGAGCCCCTGCCGTACGCGGGCGGGCGTTACCTGCTCACCTTCAACGGCGAGATCTACAACTACATCGAGCTGCGTGAGGAGCTGATCCGCGACTACGGCGCCCAGTTCGCCACCAACGGCGACGGCGAGGTGATCGTCGCCGGCTACCACTACTGGGGTGAGCAGGTGCTCACCAAGCTGCGCGGCATGTTCGCGTTCGTCATCTGGGACCGGCAGGAGCGGCGGGCCTTCGGCGCGCGCGACTACTTCGGCATCAAGCCGCTGCACTACCTGGAGACTCAGGACGGCCTCTATCTCGCCTCGGAGAAGAAGGCGCTGCTGCCGTTCGCGCACTCGGCGTACCAGGGCGACGCGGGCATCGACACCGCGAACCTGAGCCACTACCTGACGCTGCAGTACGTGCCGGAGCCGGGCACGCTGCACAAGGGGATCAGCCGGATCGGCTCGGGGGAGTACCTGACCTGGACCCCGGGCGGCCGGATCGAGGTGCGCCGCTGGTACCGGCCGGTGTTCCGCCCGGCCCCGGTCTCCGACGAGCAGCGGCTCTACCACGACATCCGGGAGACGCTGCGGGAGAGCGTCCGGATGCACATGCGCTCGGACGTGCCGGTCGGCTCGTTCCTGTCCAGCGGCATCGACTCCACCGCCGTGGTGGCGCTGGCCCGCGAGTTCAACCCGAACATCCTCACCTTCACCGTCGGCTACGACGTGCCCGGCTACTCCGAGATCGACGTGGCCCAGGAGTCGGCCCGGCACCTCGACGTCACCACGATCCCGACCAAGATCGGGCCGCAGGACATGATCGACGCGCTGCCGAAGATCGTCTGGCACCTGGACGACCCGGTCGCCGATCCGGCCCTGGTGCCGCTCTACTTCGTGGCGAAGAAGGCCGCCGAGCACGTCACGGTGGTGCTCTCCGGCGAGGGCGCGGACGAGTTCTTCGGCGGCTACACGATCTACCGGGAGCCGCTGTCGCTCAACGCGGTGAACAGCCTGCCCGACGGCGTGCAGAAGGGCCTGCGGGCCGTGTCCAAGGCCTTCCCGCAGGGGGTCAAGGGCAAGAGCTTCCTGGAGCGCGGCACCACCCCGATCGAGCAGCGCTACTACGGCAACGCCCGGATGTTCACCGAGGAGGAGAAGCAGCACCTGCTGCGCCGCTACGACCCCTCGGTGCGCTACACGGACGTGACCGCGCCGATCTACGCCGAGTGCACCGAGCTGGACGACGTCACCAAGATGCAGTACGTCGACCTCTACACCTGGCTGCGCGGCGACATCCTGGTCAAGGCCGACCGGATCTCGATGGCGCACTCGCTGGAGGTGCGGGTGCCGTTCCTGGACCGGGAGGTGTTCAACGTCGCCGCAGGCATCCCGGTCGACCTGAAGCTGCCGCCTCGCTCCGAGGCCACCAAGTACGCGATGCGCCAGGCCCTGCAGGGCGTCGTGCCGCCGGCCATCGTCAACCGCAAGAAGCTGGGCTTCCCGACCCCGACCCGGGTTTGGCTGCGCGGCGAGATGTACGAGTGGGCGCGGCACGTGCTGTCCACCTCGGGCGCGGGCGACCTGATCGACCTGTCGTACGCGATGCGCCTGCTGGAGGAGCACAAGCGGGAGGAGGCCGACCACTCCCGCAAGGTGTGGACCGTGCTGATCTTCTGCATCTGGCACGCCATCTTCGTGGCCAAGACGCTCGACCCGGGCATCCAGCGCAACCAGTCCGCGCTGCTCACCAAGCCGGTCGTCGGCAGCATGGTCCGCTGA
- a CDS encoding aminopeptidase P family protein, with amino-acid sequence MAEERTRQGKPADGTESHDPDFPEAFLSFMRQGWRDTELPVAPRPEAPNHAKRRAALAEAFPGETLVIPTGNEKVRANDTDHRFRPGSDFAYLTGDLEPDSVLVLRPGGESTLFMRPRSSRATDEFFRSRHGELWVGRRPTLREKSTELGLPTADLSELDAALAELAPGRTRVLRGFDARVDAAVRPYDGARADGQPGRDRELAVTIAELKLVKDEWEIAQLQEACDATVRGFEDVARALPADRGVSERLLEGVFALRARHDGNDVGYGSIVGAGEHATILHWVHNHGATRPGDLLLMDMGVENRNLYTADVTRVLPVDGRFTPLQRQVYDAVYAAQQAGIEMCRPGVGFRDVHLASMRVLAEALKDLGLLPVSVDEAMDPASTVYRRWTLHGTSHMLGIDVHDCANARKENYREGSLGEGYVLTVEPGLYFQPEDELVPEELRGVGVRIEDDILVTADGPVNLSAGLPRRSDEVETWLAEQREAGPRLPG; translated from the coding sequence ATGGCCGAGGAGCGGACGCGGCAGGGCAAACCGGCGGACGGTACGGAGTCGCACGACCCGGACTTCCCGGAGGCGTTCCTGTCGTTCATGCGCCAGGGCTGGCGGGACACCGAACTGCCGGTCGCGCCGCGCCCGGAGGCGCCCAACCACGCCAAGCGGCGGGCCGCGCTGGCCGAGGCCTTCCCGGGCGAGACGCTGGTCATTCCGACGGGCAACGAGAAGGTACGCGCCAACGACACCGACCACCGGTTCCGTCCGGGCAGCGACTTCGCGTACCTGACCGGCGACCTGGAGCCGGACAGCGTCCTCGTGCTGCGGCCGGGCGGCGAGTCCACGCTGTTCATGCGGCCCCGGTCGTCCCGGGCGACCGACGAGTTCTTCCGCAGCCGCCACGGTGAGCTGTGGGTGGGCCGCCGGCCGACGCTGCGCGAGAAGTCGACCGAGCTGGGCCTGCCGACGGCCGACCTGAGCGAGCTGGACGCGGCGCTGGCCGAGCTGGCGCCGGGGCGTACCCGGGTGCTGCGCGGCTTCGACGCCCGGGTGGACGCCGCGGTGCGTCCCTACGACGGCGCGCGCGCCGACGGTCAGCCCGGCCGCGACCGGGAGCTGGCCGTCACGATCGCCGAGCTGAAGCTGGTCAAGGACGAGTGGGAGATCGCGCAGCTCCAGGAGGCGTGCGACGCCACCGTGCGCGGCTTCGAGGACGTGGCGCGGGCGCTGCCGGCCGACCGTGGCGTCTCCGAACGGCTGCTGGAGGGCGTCTTCGCGCTGCGCGCCCGCCACGACGGCAACGACGTCGGGTACGGCTCGATCGTCGGGGCCGGCGAGCACGCGACGATCCTGCACTGGGTGCACAACCACGGCGCCACCCGCCCGGGTGACCTGCTGCTGATGGACATGGGCGTGGAGAACCGCAACCTCTACACCGCCGACGTCACCCGGGTGCTGCCGGTCGACGGCCGGTTCACTCCGTTGCAGCGCCAGGTCTACGACGCCGTGTACGCCGCTCAGCAGGCGGGCATCGAGATGTGCCGGCCGGGCGTGGGGTTCCGGGATGTGCACCTGGCCTCGATGCGGGTGCTGGCGGAGGCGCTGAAGGATCTCGGGCTGCTGCCGGTGAGTGTGGACGAGGCGATGGACCCGGCCTCGACGGTCTACCGGCGGTGGACGCTGCACGGCACCAGCCACATGCTCGGCATCGACGTGCACGACTGCGCCAACGCGCGCAAGGAGAACTACCGGGAGGGGTCGCTCGGCGAGGGGTACGTGCTCACCGTCGAGCCGGGGCTCTACTTCCAGCCGGAGGACGAGCTGGTCCCCGAGGAACTGCGGGGCGTCGGCGTCCGGATCGAGGACGACATCCTGGTCACCGCCGACGGCCCGGTGAACCTCTCGGCCGGGCTGCCGCGCCGCTCGGACGAGGTGGAGACCTGGCTGGCCGAGCAGCGTGAGGCGGGCCCCCGCCTGCCGGGCTGA
- the pulA gene encoding pullulanase-type alpha-1,6-glucosidase, producing the protein MKPPPISPKALLALVTSLLLAVVGVPVALHQLGDDATDRVATPDVLAAGNAPQWNREPSPDALLASSRNTAEAEQFYFVLPDRFANGDKRNDTGGLAGGRLTTGHDPTDKGFYHGGDLKGLIDRMDYIQGLGTTAIWLAPIFKNRPVQGTGADVSAGYHGYWITDFTQVDPHFGTNAELKKLVDLAHRRGIKVYLDIIVNHTADVIRYAEDKYGYVDKKTAPYRDAQGRPFEDRNYADGTRKFPAVNEKSFPYTPTFATPADAKVKVPGWLNDPTMYHNRGDSTFAGENSEYGDFSRLDDLWTERPEVVRGMTDIYAEWIGKAGVDGFRLDTVKHSNLEFWPQFARGVESAAAKAGKKDFFMFGEVYSAEQEIQSTYVRRGGLPATLDFSFQEAARGYAAADGSAKALADVYAKDDLYAARDTNANRLTTFLGNHDMGRIGSFVAAAGGDDAAQLKRSRLAHQLMFLTRGQPVVYSGDEQGFTGPGGDKDARQDMFASRTADYLDDDLIGTTRTHAVDQYDTRHPLYRTIAELGGLRAAHPALRDGVQVTRHAADGPGVFAFSRVLPADRIEYVAAVNNAATPQTVPVDTWTAGARFTGVYGGAADVTAAADGKLSLTVPAMSAVVLKADRGIPHAGAAPKITITEPGDAPAPGKATVTAQVTSDPLATVTFAARVAGGKWTLLGSAHRAPYTVHHDLTGLPGGTTVEYKAVVRDGKGRTATARATGTVGTPDRGESRDWAIVHYKRPAGGYDDWRLYAWGDIDPAYVTEWPAGQPFAGEDSYGRFAWVKLKPGATSVGFVVVDSDGNKDVAADRFVDVTRTGEVWVKQGDAEVYPTRQAATGEPDPPVAQDTALIHWRKADGNYDGWGLHLWDGAASPTDWATPLKPEKIDAYGAVFWVPLTAGASGLSYILHSGDEKDHPEDQRLDFATAGREVWLLAGVKGRLLPTTTSGAATDIDITRQKANWIDRSTVAWATGPTDGRRYALAVAPAGGIGVADGELTGTYTELPLRAQPNGLTEAQRRAYPHLWDRRAFTLARGDLAKVPAALRGQLVVTERDAEGALLAATGVQIPGVLDDVYAAATGAKLGPTFAGRVPTLAVWAPTARTVSLELFDSPTAKPTTVAMRRDDRTGVWSVRGTKAWTGRYYRYQVQAWQPATQKVVTASVTDPYSVALAPNSTHSQIVDLTDPALAPAGWANLRKPAAPPASKAQISELSVRDFSVADSTVPAERRGTYLAFTDPQTAGMKHLRALGDAGVNYLHLLPAFDFATIPEKRADQAEPACDLAALPPDSDQQQKCVAAVAGTDGYNWGYDPLHYTVPEGGYATDPNGAKRTTEFRQMVAGVNKAGLRVVMDVVYNHTSAAGTDPKSVLDQVVPGYYHRLLDDGSVANSTCCANTAPEHAMMGKLVVESLVTWAKAYKVDGFRFDLMGHHPKANILAVRAALDKLTLARDGVDGRKILLYGEGWNFGEVADDARFTQATQANMAGTGIGTFNDRLRDAVRGGGPFDANPRAQGFASGLYTDPNGDEVNGTAAEQRARLLHQHDLIKVGLTGNLRDYRFTDSSGKQVTGAQVDYKGAPAGYTAAPGEAVTYVDAHDNEILYDALAYKLPQGTSAQDRARMQVLALATTALGQGAGFVTTGSERLRSKSLDRNSYNSGDWFNQIRWDCAQGNGFGAGLPPEQDNRDKWSYAKPLLADPKLVPDCAAVELADARYAELLRVRRSSPVFGLDTAEQVQKRVAFPLSGAKETPGVLTMTLDARGLDGKWKSVTVVFNATPETAKQTVSGLRGANVALHPVLRNSADPALRTASFDRAAGTFTVPARSVAVFVQS; encoded by the coding sequence ATGAAACCGCCGCCGATATCCCCCAAGGCGTTGCTCGCCCTGGTCACCTCCCTCTTACTCGCCGTCGTCGGCGTTCCGGTGGCCCTCCACCAGCTAGGCGACGACGCCACCGACCGCGTCGCCACGCCCGACGTCCTGGCCGCCGGCAACGCTCCCCAGTGGAACCGCGAGCCGTCCCCCGACGCGCTGCTCGCGTCGAGCCGCAACACCGCCGAGGCCGAGCAGTTCTACTTCGTCCTGCCGGACCGGTTCGCCAACGGCGACAAGCGCAACGACACCGGCGGCCTGGCCGGCGGCCGGCTCACCACCGGCCACGACCCGACCGACAAGGGCTTCTACCACGGCGGCGACCTCAAGGGCCTGATCGACCGGATGGACTACATCCAGGGGCTCGGCACCACCGCCATCTGGCTCGCGCCGATCTTCAAGAACCGGCCCGTGCAGGGCACCGGCGCGGACGTCTCGGCCGGCTACCACGGCTACTGGATCACCGACTTCACCCAGGTCGACCCGCACTTCGGCACGAACGCGGAGCTGAAGAAGCTGGTCGACCTCGCCCACCGCCGGGGCATCAAGGTCTACCTCGACATCATCGTGAACCACACCGCCGACGTCATCCGGTACGCCGAGGACAAGTACGGCTACGTGGACAAGAAGACCGCGCCCTACCGCGACGCGCAGGGACGTCCCTTCGAGGACCGGAACTACGCCGACGGCACCCGGAAATTCCCCGCCGTCAACGAGAAGTCGTTTCCGTACACGCCGACGTTCGCCACCCCGGCCGACGCGAAGGTCAAGGTGCCGGGGTGGCTGAACGATCCGACCATGTACCACAACCGCGGTGACTCCACCTTCGCCGGGGAGAACAGCGAGTACGGTGACTTCTCCCGCCTCGACGACCTGTGGACCGAGCGGCCCGAAGTGGTGCGGGGCATGACCGACATCTACGCCGAGTGGATCGGCAAGGCCGGCGTGGACGGGTTCCGCCTCGACACCGTCAAGCACTCGAATCTCGAATTCTGGCCGCAGTTCGCCCGAGGTGTCGAGTCCGCCGCGGCCAAGGCCGGCAAGAAGGACTTCTTCATGTTCGGCGAGGTCTACAGCGCCGAACAGGAGATCCAGTCCACCTACGTGCGGCGCGGCGGTCTCCCCGCCACGCTCGACTTCTCCTTCCAGGAGGCGGCCCGCGGCTACGCCGCCGCCGACGGCTCGGCCAAGGCGCTCGCCGACGTGTACGCCAAGGACGACCTGTACGCCGCGCGGGACACGAACGCCAACCGGCTCACCACGTTCCTCGGCAATCACGACATGGGCCGGATCGGCTCGTTCGTCGCCGCCGCCGGCGGGGACGACGCCGCCCAGCTGAAGCGCAGCCGGCTCGCCCACCAGCTCATGTTCCTCACCCGCGGCCAGCCGGTCGTGTACTCCGGCGACGAGCAGGGCTTCACCGGACCGGGCGGGGACAAGGACGCCCGGCAGGACATGTTCGCCTCGCGGACCGCCGACTACCTCGACGACGACCTGATCGGCACCACCCGGACCCACGCCGTCGACCAGTACGACACCCGCCACCCGCTCTACCGGACCATCGCCGAGCTGGGCGGCCTGCGGGCTGCGCACCCGGCGCTGCGCGACGGCGTCCAGGTCACCCGGCACGCCGCCGACGGCCCCGGTGTCTTCGCGTTCTCCCGCGTCCTGCCCGCCGACCGGATCGAGTACGTGGCGGCGGTGAACAACGCCGCCACCCCGCAGACTGTCCCGGTGGACACCTGGACGGCCGGCGCCCGCTTCACCGGCGTGTACGGCGGTGCCGCAGACGTGACGGCCGCCGCGGACGGCAAGCTGAGCCTCACCGTGCCGGCGATGTCGGCGGTCGTGCTCAAGGCCGACCGGGGGATCCCGCACGCCGGGGCCGCTCCGAAGATCACGATCACCGAGCCGGGTGACGCGCCCGCCCCCGGCAAGGCCACCGTCACCGCCCAGGTCACCAGCGACCCGCTCGCCACCGTCACGTTCGCCGCCCGGGTCGCCGGGGGGAAGTGGACGCTGCTCGGCAGCGCGCACCGCGCCCCGTACACCGTGCACCACGACCTCACCGGCCTGCCCGGCGGCACCACTGTCGAGTACAAGGCAGTGGTCCGCGACGGCAAGGGCCGCACCGCCACCGCCCGCGCCACCGGCACCGTCGGCACGCCGGACCGGGGCGAGTCGCGGGACTGGGCGATCGTGCACTACAAGCGACCGGCCGGCGGGTACGACGACTGGCGGCTCTACGCCTGGGGTGACATCGACCCGGCGTACGTCACCGAGTGGCCCGCCGGGCAGCCGTTCGCCGGCGAGGACTCGTACGGCCGGTTCGCCTGGGTGAAGCTCAAGCCGGGCGCGACGTCGGTCGGCTTCGTCGTGGTCGACTCCGACGGCAACAAGGACGTCGCAGCCGACCGCTTCGTCGACGTGACCCGGACCGGGGAGGTCTGGGTCAAGCAGGGCGATGCGGAGGTGTACCCGACGCGGCAGGCCGCCACCGGCGAGCCCGACCCGCCGGTGGCGCAGGACACGGCGCTGATCCACTGGCGCAAGGCCGACGGCAACTACGACGGCTGGGGCCTGCACCTGTGGGACGGCGCGGCCAGCCCGACCGACTGGGCGACGCCGCTCAAGCCGGAGAAGATCGACGCCTACGGCGCGGTGTTCTGGGTGCCGCTGACGGCCGGCGCGTCCGGGCTGAGCTACATCCTGCACTCCGGTGACGAGAAGGACCACCCCGAGGACCAGCGGCTCGACTTCGCCACCGCCGGGCGCGAGGTGTGGCTGCTGGCGGGCGTCAAGGGCCGGCTGCTGCCGACCACCACGTCCGGCGCCGCTACCGACATCGACATCACGAGGCAGAAGGCGAACTGGATCGACAGGTCCACAGTCGCCTGGGCCACCGGCCCGACCGACGGCAGGCGGTACGCGCTCGCGGTCGCCCCGGCCGGTGGGATCGGCGTCGCCGACGGCGAGCTGACCGGCACGTACACCGAGCTGCCGCTGCGGGCGCAGCCCAACGGGCTGACCGAGGCGCAACGGCGGGCGTACCCCCATCTCTGGGACCGTCGCGCCTTCACGCTCGCGCGCGGCGACCTGGCCAAGGTGCCGGCGGCGCTGCGCGGGCAGCTCGTGGTGACCGAGCGGGACGCCGAGGGCGCCCTGCTCGCCGCCACCGGCGTGCAGATCCCCGGCGTGCTCGACGACGTCTACGCGGCCGCGACCGGGGCGAAGCTCGGCCCCACGTTCGCCGGACGGGTGCCCACGCTGGCCGTGTGGGCGCCGACCGCGCGGACGGTGTCGCTGGAGCTGTTCGACTCGCCAACCGCCAAGCCGACCACAGTGGCGATGCGCCGCGACGACCGCACCGGCGTCTGGTCGGTACGCGGCACGAAGGCATGGACCGGCCGCTACTACCGCTATCAGGTACAGGCGTGGCAGCCGGCGACGCAGAAGGTGGTCACCGCGTCGGTGACTGATCCGTACTCGGTGGCGCTCGCGCCGAATTCCACGCACAGCCAGATCGTCGACCTGACCGACCCGGCGCTCGCGCCGGCCGGCTGGGCGAACCTGCGCAAGCCGGCCGCCCCGCCGGCGTCGAAGGCCCAGATCTCCGAGCTGTCGGTGCGGGACTTCTCCGTCGCGGACAGCACGGTCCCGGCCGAGCGGCGAGGCACCTACCTGGCGTTCACCGACCCGCAGACGGCGGGCATGAAGCACCTGCGGGCGCTCGGCGACGCCGGGGTCAACTACCTGCACCTGCTGCCGGCCTTCGACTTCGCCACCATCCCGGAGAAGCGGGCCGACCAGGCCGAGCCGGCCTGCGACCTGGCCGCGCTGCCGCCGGACTCCGACCAGCAGCAGAAGTGCGTCGCGGCGGTCGCCGGCACCGACGGCTACAACTGGGGGTACGACCCGCTGCACTACACGGTGCCGGAGGGCGGGTACGCCACCGACCCGAACGGCGCCAAGCGCACCACCGAGTTCCGGCAGATGGTCGCCGGGGTCAACAAGGCCGGCCTACGGGTGGTCATGGACGTGGTCTACAACCACACCTCGGCCGCCGGCACCGACCCGAAGTCGGTGCTCGACCAGGTGGTGCCGGGCTACTACCACCGGCTCCTGGACGACGGGTCCGTGGCCAACTCGACCTGCTGCGCCAACACCGCCCCGGAGCACGCCATGATGGGCAAGCTCGTGGTGGAGTCGCTTGTCACCTGGGCCAAGGCGTACAAGGTCGACGGCTTCCGGTTCGACCTGATGGGCCACCACCCGAAGGCGAACATCCTGGCCGTACGGGCCGCGCTGGACAAGCTCACGCTCGCCCGTGACGGCGTCGACGGCCGGAAGATCCTGCTGTACGGCGAGGGCTGGAACTTCGGCGAGGTCGCCGACGACGCCCGGTTCACGCAGGCCACCCAGGCCAACATGGCCGGCACCGGCATCGGCACGTTCAACGACCGGCTCCGCGACGCGGTACGCGGCGGCGGCCCGTTCGACGCCAACCCGCGGGCGCAGGGCTTCGCCTCCGGCCTGTACACCGACCCGAACGGCGACGAGGTGAACGGCACGGCGGCCGAGCAGCGGGCCAGGCTGCTGCACCAGCACGACCTCATCAAGGTCGGTCTGACCGGGAACCTGCGCGACTACCGGTTCACCGACTCCTCCGGGAAGCAGGTCACCGGCGCGCAGGTCGACTACAAGGGCGCGCCGGCCGGATACACGGCCGCGCCGGGCGAGGCGGTCACCTACGTCGACGCGCACGACAACGAGATCCTGTACGACGCGCTGGCGTACAAGCTGCCGCAGGGGACCTCGGCGCAGGACCGGGCACGGATGCAGGTGCTCGCGCTGGCGACCACCGCGCTCGGGCAGGGCGCCGGGTTCGTCACCACCGGCTCGGAGCGGCTGCGCTCGAAGTCGCTGGACCGCAATTCGTACAACTCGGGGGACTGGTTCAACCAGATCCGCTGGGACTGCGCCCAGGGCAACGGGTTCGGCGCCGGCCTGCCGCCGGAGCAGGACAACCGGGACAAGTGGTCGTACGCGAAGCCGTTGCTGGCCGACCCGAAGCTGGTGCCGGACTGCGCGGCGGTCGAGCTGGCCGACGCCCGGTACGCGGAGCTGCTGCGCGTGCGCCGGTCCTCGCCGGTGTTCGGGCTCGACACCGCCGAGCAGGTGCAGAAGCGGGTGGCGTTCCCGCTGTCCGGCGCGAAGGAGACCCCGGGCGTGCTCACCATGACCCTCGACGCGCGAGGGCTGGACGGGAAGTGGAAGTCGGTGACTGTCGTCTTCAACGCCACGCCGGAGACGGCGAAGCAGACCGTCAGCGGGCTGCGCGGGGCGAACGTGGCGCTGCATCCGGTGCTGCGGAACTCGGCGGACCCGGCGCTGCGTACGGCGTCATTCGACCGGGCGGCCGGCACGTTCACCGTGCCCGCGCGCAGCGTGGCGGTGTTCGTCCAGAGCTGA
- a CDS encoding cellulose binding domain-containing protein, which produces MTSSPWILVATGVVVMVVLLAVALGSVRGRSTFPAADPADPLMPLPHMPLIPTAVGATGPSSVSATAPVRPGLSPRSTVLPAAPTPAASTPNPRAVARPVLPPSPPPPVAPPSVVTGRYSVQSAFDGGFIGEVLLVNTARTHRGWTVRAAFPGGRLVTAWVEGAEQGVFRFDDGVFTYRSGFDLAPGQSLPVRFHIERAGTRPASCTVDGAPCAAW; this is translated from the coding sequence ATGACCTCGTCCCCCTGGATCCTCGTCGCCACCGGCGTGGTCGTGATGGTGGTCCTGCTGGCAGTGGCGCTCGGTTCGGTCCGGGGCCGGAGCACGTTCCCGGCGGCCGATCCGGCCGATCCGCTGATGCCGCTGCCGCACATGCCGCTGATCCCCACGGCGGTCGGCGCCACCGGTCCGTCGTCGGTCTCCGCCACCGCTCCGGTGAGGCCGGGCCTGTCGCCCCGGTCCACGGTGCTGCCCGCCGCGCCGACGCCGGCCGCGTCGACACCCAACCCTCGGGCCGTCGCCCGGCCGGTGCTGCCCCCGTCGCCTCCTCCGCCCGTGGCGCCGCCGTCCGTGGTGACCGGAAGGTACAGCGTGCAGAGCGCCTTCGACGGCGGCTTCATCGGCGAGGTGCTGCTCGTCAACACCGCGCGCACGCACCGGGGCTGGACGGTTCGCGCGGCGTTCCCGGGTGGCCGGCTGGTCACCGCCTGGGTCGAGGGCGCCGAGCAGGGCGTGTTCCGCTTCGACGACGGCGTCTTCACCTACCGCAGCGGATTCGACCTGGCCCCGGGGCAGTCCCTGCCGGTGCGGTTCCACATCGAGCGGGCCGGCACCCGGCCGGCGAGCTGCACTGTCGACGGCGCGCCCTGCGCCGCTTGGTAG
- a CDS encoding GNAT family N-acetyltransferase, with protein sequence MTEWQGNIRRASTADAAVVTAILAEAFMRDPVSGWVFPADDHRARVHPAFFGPFVALALRTGEVHVAGDGLGATLWLPTGDGHEAEDGDEFAEMEAAIGAEAMKRFGMLDEMMSARHPSEPHWYLPFIAVHPDHHGRGVGSALLRNKLAELDQAGSAAYLEASSPRNAALYERLGFRRRPVTLDLPDGPSLYPMWRDPA encoded by the coding sequence GTGACTGAGTGGCAGGGCAACATCCGGCGGGCGTCCACGGCGGACGCCGCCGTCGTGACCGCGATTCTCGCCGAGGCGTTCATGCGGGATCCGGTGAGCGGCTGGGTCTTCCCGGCCGACGACCACCGCGCGCGGGTCCATCCCGCCTTCTTCGGACCGTTCGTCGCGCTGGCGCTGCGCACCGGGGAGGTCCACGTCGCTGGTGACGGGCTGGGCGCGACGCTCTGGCTGCCCACCGGCGACGGGCACGAGGCCGAGGACGGCGACGAGTTCGCCGAGATGGAGGCCGCGATCGGCGCGGAGGCCATGAAGCGGTTCGGCATGCTCGACGAGATGATGAGCGCCCGGCACCCGAGCGAGCCGCACTGGTACCTGCCCTTCATCGCGGTGCACCCGGACCATCACGGCAGGGGCGTCGGGTCGGCGCTGCTGCGTAACAAGCTGGCCGAGCTGGATCAGGCCGGTTCCGCCGCGTACCTGGAGGCCAGCTCGCCGCGCAACGCCGCGCTCTACGAGCGGCTCGGGTTCCGGCGCCGCCCGGTCACGCTCGACCTGCCGGACGGGCCCAGCCTCTACCCGATGTGGCGCGACCCGGCCTGA
- a CDS encoding GOLPH3/VPS74 family protein, with amino-acid sequence MTYPGAQATYRLADALFLIGHDEFTGKPHVAVDRLECGLAGAALAELMFEGRIALDGGGLAAVDPRLWQEPLTDLLITEILRREGAHPARLWIRYLRTQLNINERVGTRLVTAGVLRREQGKLIGRTVRWPANDPNQAASPRVRLTAMLMHSSPAELDPGTLLLASLAEAVGLATNIFDPQVGVRMRDCRRFLPGQLDGLLAAVVGALDVSTTTVRR; translated from the coding sequence ATGACCTACCCCGGTGCGCAGGCCACCTATCGGCTTGCGGATGCGCTGTTCCTTATCGGACACGACGAGTTCACCGGCAAGCCGCATGTCGCCGTCGACCGGCTGGAGTGCGGGCTGGCCGGCGCCGCGCTCGCCGAATTGATGTTCGAGGGCCGGATCGCCCTCGACGGCGGCGGGCTCGCCGCTGTCGATCCACGACTGTGGCAGGAGCCGCTGACCGATCTGCTGATCACCGAGATCCTCCGTCGCGAGGGCGCGCACCCGGCCCGGCTGTGGATCCGCTACCTGCGGACCCAGCTCAACATCAACGAGCGCGTGGGCACCCGGCTGGTCACCGCCGGCGTCCTCCGCCGGGAGCAGGGCAAACTGATCGGCCGGACGGTGCGCTGGCCGGCCAACGACCCGAACCAGGCGGCCTCGCCGCGGGTCCGGCTGACGGCCATGCTGATGCACTCGTCCCCGGCCGAGCTGGATCCGGGCACGCTGCTGCTGGCAAGCCTCGCCGAGGCGGTCGGACTGGCCACGAACATCTTCGACCCGCAGGTCGGCGTCCGGATGCGGGACTGCCGGCGGTTCCTGCCGGGGCAGCTCGACGGACTGCTCGCCGCCGTCGTGGGCGCGCTCGACGTCAGCACCACGACGGTACGGCGTTGA